ATCCAAAGCGCGCGGTTCGAGTTGCCCGTGTTGCCCACCGGTTCCGACACGACAACCGTCCCCTCGACCCCCTCGCGAAACGCGACGACGCGATGCTCCGGCGGCAGGTAGCTCCTGTTCAACGACTCGCTCACGTCGCGCGGCAGTTTCGAGACAACAACCCCGCCCACACATATGACAAGGACGAGCAGGGCCACTTTTGGAATCGTCCGCACGGCGCTCGTACACGCGAGTACGATTCCGATCGCGATCAGCACCGCGCCGAGCACCGCGATGCCCGTGTGCGCGCCAAGCGTCGGCAGCAGAATGTATCCACCCGCGATCGCGCCCAGCACTCCGCCAAATGTGTTGAGACCGTAGAGCCGCCCAATGTCTTTACCCAATCGCGCGTGCGACGCGGCCACGGCGCGGACCGCGAAAGGAAACGTCATTCCGATGAACACGGTCGGAACTAGCAACACCGTGAACGACGACGCGAACAGGACCCTCATTTGTCCTTCGAATTGGAGCGAGTATTCGTGTTGAAACCGTTGTACCGTTTCCGGGAGGCGTTCGATAAAGATGAGCGTAGCCGCGCACGCGATTCCCGCCGCGCACTCGACGAGCCCAAGCGCGAACACGGGGGACTTCATGCGGTCCGCCAACGCCGCCGCAATGAGACTCCCCAACGCAATGCCAACCAGGATCGACGCCAGCATCGCCGTGTAGGCATACGTTGTGCCCATAAACACGAGCGTAAGCACCCGCGTCCACATCACTTCGAGCGCCAGCGTGCAAAAGCCGGATACTGCAAACGCGATCGCGACGATCGATATCGCCTTGGCGGCAGGCGTGCCGCTTGTCCGTTGCTCGAATGTCGCGTCCTCTTTTTCGTATGCGAACCAGCCGCACGCGATCAGCGCGAAAATCCCGATGCCGATATTCGCCGCCGCGGCAATGTACGTCGTCTTCGCGTATCCGTACAGCTCGATGCCGTAGATTCCCGCGAATACGCACCCCGACACGGCGCCGGCCGTGTTGATGACGTAGAGCAGACCAATCCGCAACCCGCGCGTGCGGTCCGAGCGCCCAATCATTTTCGAGAGCAGCGGCAACGTCGCGCCCATCAGCGTCACGGGGACGATGAGGAACGCGGCCGCCAGCAACGCGCGCAACGCAACGCCACCTGCGCGCGACGTGGCGAACGTCTGCAACGCCTGCGCAACGATGAACTCGCCGCGATCGATCCCGACTATGAACAGAACGGCCCAAACGCCAATCAGGATTTCGAAGACGCCGTAAATGCGCAGCGGGTTCGCGCATCGGTCTGCGATTCGTCCACCCCAGAAACTTCCGATGCCAAGTCCCAAAAAGAAAACGGAAAGGACCGTGCTGACCGCATACGCCGTCGTGCCGAACAGCAACACCAGCTTGCGCGTCCATACGACTTGGTACACAAGCCCCGCGGCGCCGGAAAGGTAGAAGAACAGCAGCACGACCCCAAACGGCCCCCACTCGCGCGCAACCCTCCTGTACGTGCTGATGGGAATACCAAAGAATCTGTCCACGTGCCCGCCCAGTCCCCGTTTCGTGCCGCCGTTCGCCGCAAGCCGTCGCGCATTCTACACAACCGCGCTTCCGATCGCTCAACATCCGACCGCTCGCCGCGCCGCGTGGAACTGGCGGGGCCGTCTGGTTTATCGTAATCGCCGCAGGGTACGTGTCAATTGGCTGCGTTCTTGAAATGGGAGGGAACTGCCGTGTTCCGAATCGTTCCGCTTGTGTTTGCCGCCGCTCTTCTCGTTGCGCCGTTGTCCTTCGCGCATCCCGGCCACCGTCATGACAAGGACGCCTCGACCATCACGCTTGCCCAGGCAGACGCGAACGCCCCGGCAAAATCCAGTCCCGGTGTCACCGGCCAAGGCGACCTCAAGTTCAAGCTGCTCTACAAGAGCGATCACCTTCCCGCGGAAGCCGTCGCTGTCTTAACGAAAGCGCACGGCGGCTTCGCCGTAGACCGGCGCGGCGATCGGGGTGAAGTCTACTTTGCGCTTCCAGGAGCGGGCATCATCGAAATCAGCCGCGATCTGAAGAAAACGAAAATGGTAAGGACGGCCGCGGTCATGAAAGACACGAACCTGCACAACGCGGCCATATGGTATGCGGGCGACGGTTCGCCGTACCTCGTGTTCCCCGGAAACGACGTTGGTAAGGTATTTACAACGACGCTCGAGGGCACGCTCGTCAACACACTCGATGCGCCCATTGCGGACACCGAGTTCGGCGTTGACACAGTCAACGCATACTTTGACGCCGGCGAGAAATTCGTCCCAACCGATGTGACGAAACTAGGCAATCTCTACTACGTCGCAACGGGTTACTCGAAGCTGGACTACGTCCTGACCGCAAACGTCGAAGGCAACGCCGCGTCTGTCACATGGAATAAGCTCGCATTCGGCGGCAAAGGCGACGGACCGGGCCAGTTCGGTACAGGCCACGGCATCACGCCAAGCCCGGACGGCAAACAAATCACGGTGGCCGACCGTCCGAACGCCCAGATCGATCGCTTCACTCCCGAAGGTGCCTACGTCGACACCGTATCGCTGCCCGCCGGTTCGCTCGCGTGCGACATTGACTACACGGAAGGCCTCGCCGTCATCGGCTGCCTGGACGGCCCCGACAAGTCGAAGGGCGCGCCCATCTACCTGCTGAAAGACGACGCCATCGTATCCACCCTCATGCCCAAGGAAGACCTTGGCCTCGAAAACTTCGTACACGTACACAACGCCACGATGACCAAAGTCGGCGACAAACTCTACGTCATCGCGCAGGCCTGGAATCCGGGAGACTTCGCCATCCTTGAACAAGTGAAAGAATAAAGTCTCCCGCATACTCGGGCAGGTTTGACACGGAGAACGCACACAATCGCACGATAGCCGCCCAACTGGGAATGCATACGGCCTATGTCCGACGCGTCGAAGCCGGAAGCCGGTTACCAATACTCCGCGTTTATCAGCTACCGCCACCTGGAACTCGATCGGGGCTGGGCGAAATGGCTGCTGAACGCCCTCGAAACCTACCGCGTTCCGCGCGCGCTCCGCGCGCGCGGCTTCCCGGCGACGCTCGGCAAGTCCTTTCGCGACGAAGATGAGGTCCCGGCCTCCTGCGATCTGAACGAACAAATCGTCCAGGCCCTCGTCGCGTCAAAGTTCCTCATTGTCATTTGCTCCCGTCACACGCCCCAATCCCGGTGGATTTGCCGCGAGATCGAAATGTTCCGCGAGATGGGCCGTGGCGCTCGCATTCTCGCACTCCTCATTGATGGCGATCCCGATGACTCGTTCCCAAAAGTCCTCACCGAAGAGCAGCAAATACACAATCTTCCCGATGGCACGCGGCACGAAGAAACGGTCGTCATCGAACCGCTGGCGGCGGACGTGCGCCCGCGCCACGACGAATCCATGCGCGAACTCCGCCGAATGGCCCTGCTTCGGTTCGCGGCGTGCATTCTTGGCTGCAGGTTTGACGATCTCCGCCAGCGCGACCGCGAACGCCGCAATCGTGTTCGCCGCCTCGTATCGGCGGGCGTCGCCGCCCTGCTCGCGCTCGGTGCGAGCATCGGCCTTTGGTACTGGGACAAAAGCCGCGTCAAAGAGTTCTTCTACGAAGATTTCGTACCGCGCTACGGCGTAGCCGAAGGCGTACGGCCCGTGACGCCCGAACAGAGCGCCCGCATCGCCCAACGCTATCGCTTTCAAACCCGCGGCGGGCGCGTGCTCCGCGTGTTCCGCGAATCTGGCCGCGGGAAGCCCGCCCCCGATAACGAGGACGTCACCGAGCGCGTGTACCACTACCGCGCCGATGGCCAGGTCGAACGCGTCGAACTGAAGGACAATCTCGGCCGCCCCATTCGCGAGTTGGTATTCAGCGCGGACCTCAAGAACGTCAACTTCCGCAGCGGAAACCGCCCCGTTACGCAACCATCCGCGACAATCTCCCTGCCAACCGTCTCGCTCAATCCGCGCACCAGCATCACGCAGCACCAACTCGCCTACGACGAACGCGGCTATCCGATCGAGACCCGCTACGCCGACGTCTGGGGCACGCCGCGTCCCGACGCCGACGGCAGTTTCGGGTCCCGGTTCGAACTCAACGAGCGAGGCCAGGTGCTGCGCGCGTTTCAACTCGACGCCGAGGGAAACGTCCGCGCCGACCGAAGCGGCGTCATGTCCTACGAACGTACCTATGACGACGCGGGCCGCGAGGTCCGAAGCACCGCGCTCGACGCCGACGGCAGCGCAATCGATGTCGTGGGCGGGTACTGCGTCGAGGAACGGGCCTACGATGCGCACGGCAACCTTACGGAAGCGCGGTTCAAGAACAGCAGCGGCGAACTGGTGCGCAATCTCGACGAGGTTGCGATCGTACGGCATGAACTCAACCCCCACGGCCAACCTGCTCGAACAACCTACTTCGATACGGCCGAGATGCCCACGCTGGATCGCAACGGTATCGGCGAAATCCGGTTCGCGTACGACAACAACGGGTACATCGCCGAAGAACTCTATTTCGATGCCCGCGGTAAACCCACGCTCACGCCCGCGGGATACCACCGCGTTCGCTACATACGCGACGATACCGGCTTTGCCACGCGCACCGAGTATTTCGGACTGGACGACAAACCAACCCTGTCGCGCGATGGATACGCCAGCAGCGAAGTACACATTGGCGATGACGGCAACGTCTTCGAGGTCTCGTGTTTTGGCACATCCGGCGAACCCGTATATGCGTTCTCAGGGTGGGCGCGCGTCGTTGTCGTAATGGACGACCGTGGCAAGGTCACTGAAACGCGCGGAACCTCGCCGGACGGGCAGCCGGTCGTCAACAAGGAAGGCTTCGCCGGCGTCAAACTATCGTACGACGTGCGCGAAAACATGACCGAACTCCGGTGGCTCGGTGAGGACGGCAATCCAATCGACGTGCCGTCATTTGGCGCCGCAACGTACAAACTCGCGTACGACGACAGGGGCAACCTTGCCGAGGCGGCCGCCTTCGGCGCCGACGGAAAGCCCGCGCGCCGCCCGGACGGCGTCTCGATAGAACGATGGACATACGACGATTCCGGCAATAAGACCCGGACCGAATACTTCGACGAAAGCGCGAGCGCGGTCGCGTCCAAGGCGGGATACGCCCGAATCGATTTCACAT
This genomic window from Candidatus Hydrogenedentota bacterium contains:
- a CDS encoding fused MFS/spermidine synthase, with the translated sequence MDRFFGIPISTYRRVAREWGPFGVVLLFFYLSGAAGLVYQVVWTRKLVLLFGTTAYAVSTVLSVFFLGLGIGSFWGGRIADRCANPLRIYGVFEILIGVWAVLFIVGIDRGEFIVAQALQTFATSRAGGVALRALLAAAFLIVPVTLMGATLPLLSKMIGRSDRTRGLRIGLLYVINTAGAVSGCVFAGIYGIELYGYAKTTYIAAAANIGIGIFALIACGWFAYEKEDATFEQRTSGTPAAKAISIVAIAFAVSGFCTLALEVMWTRVLTLVFMGTTYAYTAMLASILVGIALGSLIAAALADRMKSPVFALGLVECAAGIACAATLIFIERLPETVQRFQHEYSLQFEGQMRVLFASSFTVLLVPTVFIGMTFPFAVRAVAASHARLGKDIGRLYGLNTFGGVLGAIAGGYILLPTLGAHTGIAVLGAVLIAIGIVLACTSAVRTIPKVALLVLVICVGGVVVSKLPRDVSESLNRSYLPPEHRVVAFREGVEGTVVVSEPVGNTGNSNRALWINGVQATQSILKGVRMNRFQGVLPFVFDREPKTALLICFGSGITAGTLATSHLSVTGVELSHDVLEMAHLFEDDNWHALANPNLRMHVDDGRNFLLTHEGRYDVITFEPMPLAVAGVSTFYSEEFYELCKMRLAPNGIVVQWVPLHATNLEVVRTAMRTFHEVFPYCTAWFVNADLFVAGSENPLRIDIGNAVRRMSEPQIADGMGEVGFVDATDMLSSYFMSGEAIATFAGDAPVMSDDRPWVEFLVPRILHQNTVGDSLRALIPHFESPFAIADEQTLQSAGAELRERLERRHRARAITIEGIETVYAVGPIGNPERIFEEALDIDPTDILARSYYSEIAPQRFAQFVRYKEYEEAEAYLDRFARYVPESGEVWAYRVELYTAWGKAQEAAEARRKLDELSARGAS